The Penaeus monodon isolate SGIC_2016 unplaced genomic scaffold, NSTDA_Pmon_1 PmonScaffold_6375, whole genome shotgun sequence DNA window CCCCTGCTCAATTCCCTGCCTTTCCCTGCCCCTGCCCTGCTCAAACCCCTGCCTTTGTTCCCTGCTGCCCTCTAAAGCCCCGCTTTGCCCCTGTCCGCTAAAGTCccgcccctgcccctctccctcaagcccctgcccctgcccctgctcaacccctgcccctgcccctgcccctgcccctgcccctgctcaattcccctcctttcccctgcccctgccctgcTCCTGCCAAATCCTGCCTTTGTTCCCCCTCCTGCCCGCTCAACCCCCTGCCCTTGTCCTGCTCaacccctcccctttgcccctgAAAAGTCCCTCCCCTTGTTTCCTGCTCAgcccctccccttgccctgcCCTGCTcagcccctcccttgcccctgccCGCTCAGTCCCTGCCCTTGCCCCGCTCCAGCTCagtccctgcccttccccctgcTCCACTCAAGTCCCTGCCCTTGCCCCTGCTCCACTCAGGCTCTCGCTCCACTCTGCCCACCAGGGCCCCGCATTTGCCTTACCGCTGCTAAACTCCGGCTTCTGCCCCTGCCGTAGCCCCGCCCTGTCCCCATGCCCAAACGCTATTTTTATGACTTAACTCGCTCGACGCCCGAAAACCCCCCCGTCGCCTTCGGCACCAGGAGGGGGGCCGGGCCGATGGGCAAACCGTCGGTCGCTACTACGTCCCACCCCGACACGCGCTCTTATCGTCCCACTACGTCAGCGTAACACAGGCTTCCTCCCACCTACGCTTCCGGGCCAGGGCCGTGAGGCCTCAGGTCTCTGCTCCCCACCTGCCCTCAGATTCCCCTGCTCCTCTCCTCAATTTCCCccgctcctgctcctgctcctcaaTTTCCCCTGCTCCCCTCCCGCTCCACGCCCCTCCTCAATTGCCCCCGCTCCTCTCCGCTCCACAGCCTGCTCCTCGATTgcccctgctcctgctcctgccccccacctctcctcaGATTGCCCCTGCTCCTGCTCCCTCCTCAGATTGCCCCTGCCCTGCTCCTCAGAttgcccctcccctccgctctgctcctctttttcccctgccctgccctgctccttctcattccctgccctgccccccccctcccttctcccgcccctgctcctgtctctttccctgctcctccccctgctcctccccttgccctgctccttctcctgcccTGTAAAAGTCCCTGCCCCCTCGTCTTTTTTgcccctgctcctgctcctgtcctgcccctgccctgcccctcccctgcccctgcccctgcccctccccccgcccctgctcctgcccccccctctcctgccccgCCCCTGCCCCTGCTCCCAGCTTGCTCCTTTAACAGCCCAAATTATCCCCTTACCCACCCCCCCCTGACAATCCAAATTCTGCTGCCCGTCCTGCTTCGTCATCCCCCAAAACAAGCTCTCCGCCTCTCTTACCCCCCCATCAGCCCCTCACCTACCTTCCCTGCCTTTGCACTTTCCCGCAGCTGTCCCTGCCCACATTTGGGCCTCTGCTCCTGCTAATTTCACCAAATTCCTCGTTGGCCCTGCCCAGCTCCTGCCAGAACCCACCTGTTTTCCCCCTTGCTCCCCTTTTCAGTCTCCCCCCTGTTCCTACTGGTGGCCaggctctcttttttccccatcgcTCCTGCACAACCTGTCAGTCTGCCCCTTTCCTACTGGTCCggctgctctctcctctccttcgcccctgCACACCCTGCTCGTTGCCCCTGCTCCTCTAGGGGCCAGgctaccctttcttcctccaacATCCCCAGACTCCGCAGGCTTCGCTGCTCCAGCAAAAAATcaatcccccttccaccccctcgtCTTCAGTACAAGCTTCTCCCCCTGTTGCTACGGGTGGTCGGGCTGcctttcttccccctcatcctcacaGTCTGCTAGTTTGCCCCTGTTCCTCTGTGGCCGggctgctctctccctctccgtcctcctgCAACCTGTTCAGTTTGTGCCTTTCCTTTGGGTGGCCAGGCTGGCCTTTCCTCTCCATTAAATCCTGCACAGCTTCGCGGGGTTTCTGCTGCTCCAGAAGAAGCGtcaccccttccacctcccagTCTTCCATAAGGCTTCTGCCCCTGTTAGGGGCAAGGCTGCCCTCTTCTCCTCAGCCCCTGCACAACCCTGCTAGTTTGCGCCCTTTTTCCTACTGGGGGCCGGGgctgctctctcttctccatcagcCCCTGCAAAACTTGCCAATTTGCGCCTTTTCCTCTGGGGCCGGGGGctgctctcttttctccatcAGCCCCTGCAAAACTTGCTCATTTTGGGGCCCCTGTTCCTACTGTGGCCGGCTGCTCTCTTTTCCCATCAGCCCCTGCACAACCTCTCATTTTTGCCCCCTGTTCCTATTTGGGGCCAGGCGCTCTGTCTTCTCCATCAGCCCCTGCAAAACCCTCTCAGTTGCGCTTTCCCTACTGGGGGCCCCGCTGCTCTTTTTCCCCATCAGCTCCTGCACAGGCTGCTCAAGCTTCACCTTTCAAAAACCCCTTTgtcttccttttaaaaaacccactgTCTCCCATATTAATGGTTCCCGCGGCTCCTGCTTCAACGGGGCCTGTCTGGctgctcttttctcctcctctctcgttccttctaAAAGTCGGGCCCATTCCCTGTTTCTCCAGCTCAGGCTCCCAGCTTTCGCCTGTGCTTCTAgaaatccttttttccctcctacaCAGCCCgtcccgttttttttctgttcccggTAGAAATCAGCCTGCCCATATTCCTGTACAACTCCTCAGCTTTCCCCGTACCCAAAAAGAACCAGGCTGCCTTATCTGCACCACTCCCAGACCTACCTTGCACCAACTAGAAATCAGGCTGGGTCTTCCTTTCCCCAAACTTCGCTTCTCCCG harbors:
- the LOC119571459 gene encoding vegetative cell wall protein gp1-like is translated as PQVAPPAPVCAALPPRPAGYNYASPADGGFALALLKPRPAPAPAPANSPCLAPALLNPCPCSCPCSIPCLSLPLPCSNPCLCSLLPSKAPLCPSPPLALPCSAPPLPLPAQSLPLPRSSSVPALPPAPLKSLPLPLLHSGSRSTLPTRAPHLPYRC
- the LOC119571460 gene encoding vegetative cell wall protein gp1-like, which translates into the protein MPKRYFYDLTRSTPENPPVAFGTRRGAGPMGKPAVRPQVSAPHLPSDSPAPLLNFPRSCSCSSISPAPLPLHAPPQLPPLLSAPQPAPRLPLLLLLPPTSPQIAPAPAPSSDCPCPAPQILSLPTFGPLLLLISPNSSLALPSSCQNPPVFPLAPLFSLPPVPTGGQALFFPHRSCTTCWPFLSIKSCTASRGFCCSRRSVTPSTSQSSIRLLPLLGARLPSSPQPLHNPATPAQPLIFAPCSYLGPGALSSPSAPAKPSQLRFPYWGPRCSFSPSAPAQAAQASPFKNPFVFLLKNPLSPILMVPAAPASTGFPRTQKEPGCLICTTPRPTLHQLEIRLGLPFPKLRFSRQIRLHPTPQPSSAPARSQPTPFISSSGAASLPSCQPGDNLPPTQGPKKPHPFRCKKCHLCLPGVPSTSTG